From Arctopsyche grandis isolate Sample6627 chromosome 12, ASM5162203v2, whole genome shotgun sequence, one genomic window encodes:
- the LOC143919627 gene encoding uncharacterized protein LOC143919627: MNLIEDCGFPVKLFIEDINKLEKHEGQPTYVFHNMKFKTIEAHGTIMKVIEINSTLNFQLADLTGCINVFLYQNCQIRDEKKAKIAQNIKKCKQSLSAESSQALDTLCSSANDDRLMKGDIVSIVGSVVFDPILEKNIINAFHCYKTSLTNDFIWNENVLHLYRNYYNRK, translated from the coding sequence atgaacTTGATAGAAGACTGTGGTTTCCCCGTGAAGCTTTTCATCGAAGATATAAACAAACTAGAAAAACATGAAGGGCAACCAACATATGTTTTCCATAACATGAAGTTCAAAACAATTGAAGCACACGGAACAATCATGAAAGTTATAGAAATTAACAGTACTCTGAATTTCCAACTAGCCGATCTCACTGGCTGCATAAATGTATTTCTATATCAAAATTGTCAAATTCGGGATGAGAAAAAGGCTAAAATTGCGCAGAATATTAAAAAGTGCAAACAATCTCTCAGTGCAGAATCCTCACAAGCATTAGATACATTATGTTCATCAGCCAATGATGACCGTTTAATGAAAGGTGATATAGTCTCCATTGTGGGATCAGTGGTTTTTGATCCAATactcgaaaaaaatattataaacgcTTTTCATTGTTACAAAACATCACTTACAAACGATTTTATATGGAATGAGAATGTTTTGCATCTCTATCGCAATTATtacaatcgtaaataa
- the LOC143919626 gene encoding RNA-binding protein 34-like — protein sequence MSQDVDCAVQLEIENENIATEPTETFNMTNNNLDNLLGCSNDDDDDKLDESQTIYPIGRTAIYVLNLPPQILFTFVEELTNIFNKYGEIKSIKRGGTILNGLNLDFTISAYVVFKTAESPEKALAENGTIIGGNPISVNIFQAGPLLVKLDNLPVPVSTECLKNLLQACGTIKEIWQVPARRVGKSILKFASIVEFENEEGLNKALTLSGKLMVNGIKLSIKKIDAELMKSTIGEKDKGPKLKKERARAWDGRWQPSKFQNQRGSISNRGVHRGGREIRNYRGNSGRGHNNYNTYNDNYIRPF from the exons ATGTCTCAGGATGTAGATTGTGCTGTGCAGCTGGAgatagaaaatgaaaatattgcaaCCGAGCCAACAGAAACCTTCAACATGACAAATAACAATTTAGATAATTTATTGGGTTGTAGCaatgacgacgacgatgataAACTCGACGAAAGTCAGACAATCTATCCCATTGGAAGAACTGCCATATATGTGCTGAATCTTCCTCCGCAAATTCTATTCACGTTCGTTGAAGAACTCACCAACATATTCAATAAATACGGGGAGATTAAATCCATAAA gCGTGGCGGTACAATTTTGAACGGTTTGAATCTTGATTTTACGATATCGGCTTACGTTGTTTTCAAAACTGCAGAATCTCCAGAAAAG GCTTTGGCTGAAAATGGTACGATTATTGGAGGAAACCCTATCAGTGTGAATATATTCCAAGCTGGACCGCTCTTGGTAAAATTAGATAACCTGCCAGTACCAGTTAGTACAGAGTGTCTCAAAAATTTGCTACAAGCCTGTGGAACTATCAAAGAAATTTGGCAAGTTCCAGCTCGTCGTGTCGGTAAATCTATATTGAAATTTGCCT CTATCGTAGAATTCGAAAACGAAGAAGGATTAAATAAAGCATTGACATTGAGCGGAAAATTGATGGTGAATGGCATTAAactaagtataaaaaaaattgatgccGAATTAATGAAG TCAACTATTGGTGAAAAAGACAAAGGtccaaaattgaaaaaagaaaGAGCAAGAGCTTGGGATGGACGATGGCAACCGAGCAAATTCCAAAACCAACGTGGATCCATCTCTAATCGAGGTGTACACCGTGGGGGTCGTGAAATTCGCAATTATCGTGGGAATAGTGGTAGAGGCCACAATAATTAcaacacatac AATGACAACTATATTCGTCCGTTTTGA
- the Raf gene encoding serine/threonine kinase raf oncogene isoform X1 — protein MAAAAAADGGGNRNDNDNDNGNGNGNSMDDSMLGLSDTMSMGGEGYLYEELRNIQSIIVVTRENLEALRDRFAEFVEPPSMYVCEHRELRAKLVALEAHERRLVQEVHDQLNQLNQLNQLNQLNQLNLQPHAAPKGRRCFLRAHLPNQQRTGVQLKDGVTLRDSLSKALKLRNLTADMCEVVVSDSDTAVPWDVEITLIQAEEVTVRVLDKLPVMSHISHQFMRKTFFTLAFCECCRRLLFQGFYCSQCNYKFHQRCAQKVPSTCNQVHMTDTTYYAALLAQNPETHTGILHIPVNFGYQQLAAQQNNKHPRSLNQQDRSNSAPNVCINMVRPQTLAEQQRAEKKMNLNVWQGNYESNRGNSGNSGSRTAVVPPCSPPPGNRTATTPAHSQSTQASPTGSLRPRRPRARSADESNKNLLSPRESLDDWVIRAEEILIGPRIGSGSFGTVYKAHWHGPVAVKTLNVKTPSAAQLQAFKNEVAVLRKTRHCNILLFMGCVSKPSLAIVTQWCEGSSLYKHLHVLETKFELLMRIEISRQTAQGMDYLHAKNIIHRDLKSNNIFLHDDISVKIGDFGLATAKVRWSGSQQSHQPTGSILWMAPEVIRMQESTPYTFQSDVYAFGVVLYELLSGQLPYVNINNKDQILFMVGRGYLRPDLEKLRSDCPRALKRLTEDCIQFSREGRPLFRQILTSLEGMLRSLPKITRSASEPSLSRAHLQGSDDFFMYHCASPKTPNNFQFGASSGGGCSNFPVFYGSGVGNI, from the exons ATGGCGGCCGCTGCTGCCGCGGATGGCGGTGGAAACCGCAACGACAACGACAACGACAACGGCAACGGCAACGGCAACTCGATGGACGACAGCATGCTGGGGCTGAGTGACACGATGTCTATGGGCGGGGAGGGGTACCTGTACGAGGAGTTGCGCAACATCCAGAGCATCATCGTGGTGACGCGCGAGAACCTGGAGGCGCTGCGGGACCGGTTCGCCGAGTTCGTGGAGCCGCCCTCCATGTACGTGTGCGAACACCGCGAGCTGCGCGCCAAACTGGTGGCTCTGGAGGCCCACGAGCGCCGGCTGGTGCAGGAGGTGCACGACCAGCTCAACCAGCTCAACCAGCTCAACCAGCTCAACCAACTGAACCAGCTGAACCTGCAGCCGCACGCAGCCCCCAAGGGTCGTCGCTGCTTCCTGCGAGCCCACCTGCCCAACCAGCAGCGCACGGGCGTGCAGCTCAAGGACGGAGTCACCCTCAGGGACTCCCTCTCCAAAGCCCTCAAGCTGAGGAACCTCACCGCAGACATGTGCGAGGTGGTGGTCTCCGACAGCGACACCGCCGTCCCTTGGGACGTCGAAATCACGCTCATCCAAGCCGAGGAG gTCACCGTACGAGTTTTGGACAAATTACCAGTAATGTCGCACATATCACATCAGTTTATGAGGAAAACGTTTTTCACATTGGCGTTTTGTGAATGTTGTCGTCGATTGCTGTTTCAAGGATTCTATTGCAGCCAATGTAATTACAAATTCCATCAGCGTTGCGCTCAGAAAGTTCCTAGCACATGTAATCAG GTACACATGACTGACACCACCTATTATGCGGCTTTATTGGCACAAAATCCAGAGACACACACCGGTATTTTACATATTCCTGTAAATTTTGGTTATCAACAGTTAGCTGCTCAGCAAAATAACAA GCATCCTAGGTCATTGAATCAACAAGATAGATCAAATTCTGCTCCCaatgtttgtataaatatgGTAAGACCTCAAACACTAGCGGAGCAGCAACGCGCCGAGaagaaaatgaatttaaatgtaTGGCAGGGAAAT TACGAGTCAAACCGTGGAAATTCCGGTAATAGTGGATCACGAACGGCAGTCGTTCCCCCTTGTAGTCCGCCGCCGGGTAATCGGACAGCGACTACTCCTGCACATTCACAATCGACACAGGCTAGTCCTACTGGATCGTTGAGACCGCGGAGGCCACGAGCGCGTAGTGCCGACGAATCAAATAAAAACTTACTTTCACCGCGGGAAAGTCTCGACGATTGGGTTATACGTGCCGAAGAAATACTTATCGGACCAAGAATTG GTTCTGGGAGTTTTGGAACAGTGTATAAGGCTCATTGGCATGGACCTGTCGCTGTTAAAACTCTTAATGTAAAAACTCCATCTGCTGCGCAACTACaagcttttaaaaatgaa GTAGCAGTATTGCGAAAAACTCGCCATTGcaatatacttttatttatggGTTGTGTTTCAAAACCTTCGTTAGCTATTGTCACCCAATGGTGTGAAGGTTCGAGTCTTTACAAGCATTTACACGTTTTAGAGACAAAATTTGAACTTCTCATGCGTATAGAGATATCTCGACAGACTGCGCAAGGGATGGATTATTTGCATGCTAAAAACATTATACACAG ggacctgaaatcaaataatattttcttacatGATGATATATCAGTAAAAATAGGTGATTTTGGCCTAGCGACTGCTAAAGTTCGTTGGTCAG GGAGTCAACAATCACATCAACCTACGGGTTCAATTCTGTGGATGGCTCCAGAAGTGATAAGAATGCAAGAAAGTACTCCTTATACTTTTCAATCTGATGTTTATGCATTTGGAGTGGTTCTCTATGAACTTTTGTCAGGCCAACTTCCTTATgtcaatataaataacaaagATCAG ATATTGTTTATGGTTGGCCGTGGTTATCTGAGACCTGACCTTGAAAAGTTACGTTCAGATTGTCCGCGTGCATTGAAAAGACTTACCGAGGACTGTATTCAATTTAGTCGAGAAGGAAGACCATTATTTCGTCAAATTTTAACTTCGTTAGAGGGCATGTTACGATCATTACCTAAAATTACGAGAAGTGCTTCTGAACCAAGTTTGAGTAGAGCCCACTTGCAAGGATCAGACGATTTCTTTATGTATCATTGTGCATCACCGAAAACGccaaacaattttcaatttggtgCATCGAGTGGTGGTGGTTGTAGTAATTTTCCCGTTTTTTATGGTTCGGGCGTtggaaatatatga
- the Raf gene encoding serine/threonine kinase raf oncogene isoform X2 gives MAAAAAADGGGNRNDNDNDNGNGNGNSMDDSMLGLSDTMSMGGEGYLYEELRNIQSIIVVTRENLEALRDRFAEFVEPPSMYVCEHRELRAKLVALEAHERRLVQEVHDQLNQLNQLNQLNQLNQLNLQPHAAPKGRRCFLRAHLPNQQRTGVQLKDGVTLRDSLSKALKLRNLTADMCEVVVSDSDTAVPWDVEITLIQAEEVTVRVLDKLPVMSHISHQFMRKTFFTLAFCECCRRLLFQGFYCSQCNYKFHQRCAQKVPSTCNQVHMTDTTYYAALLAQNPETHTGILHIPVNFGYQQLAAQQNNKHPRSLNQQDRSNSAPNVCINMVRPQTLAEQQRAEKKMNLNYESNRGNSGNSGSRTAVVPPCSPPPGNRTATTPAHSQSTQASPTGSLRPRRPRARSADESNKNLLSPRESLDDWVIRAEEILIGPRIGSGSFGTVYKAHWHGPVAVKTLNVKTPSAAQLQAFKNEVAVLRKTRHCNILLFMGCVSKPSLAIVTQWCEGSSLYKHLHVLETKFELLMRIEISRQTAQGMDYLHAKNIIHRDLKSNNIFLHDDISVKIGDFGLATAKVRWSGSQQSHQPTGSILWMAPEVIRMQESTPYTFQSDVYAFGVVLYELLSGQLPYVNINNKDQILFMVGRGYLRPDLEKLRSDCPRALKRLTEDCIQFSREGRPLFRQILTSLEGMLRSLPKITRSASEPSLSRAHLQGSDDFFMYHCASPKTPNNFQFGASSGGGCSNFPVFYGSGVGNI, from the exons ATGGCGGCCGCTGCTGCCGCGGATGGCGGTGGAAACCGCAACGACAACGACAACGACAACGGCAACGGCAACGGCAACTCGATGGACGACAGCATGCTGGGGCTGAGTGACACGATGTCTATGGGCGGGGAGGGGTACCTGTACGAGGAGTTGCGCAACATCCAGAGCATCATCGTGGTGACGCGCGAGAACCTGGAGGCGCTGCGGGACCGGTTCGCCGAGTTCGTGGAGCCGCCCTCCATGTACGTGTGCGAACACCGCGAGCTGCGCGCCAAACTGGTGGCTCTGGAGGCCCACGAGCGCCGGCTGGTGCAGGAGGTGCACGACCAGCTCAACCAGCTCAACCAGCTCAACCAGCTCAACCAACTGAACCAGCTGAACCTGCAGCCGCACGCAGCCCCCAAGGGTCGTCGCTGCTTCCTGCGAGCCCACCTGCCCAACCAGCAGCGCACGGGCGTGCAGCTCAAGGACGGAGTCACCCTCAGGGACTCCCTCTCCAAAGCCCTCAAGCTGAGGAACCTCACCGCAGACATGTGCGAGGTGGTGGTCTCCGACAGCGACACCGCCGTCCCTTGGGACGTCGAAATCACGCTCATCCAAGCCGAGGAG gTCACCGTACGAGTTTTGGACAAATTACCAGTAATGTCGCACATATCACATCAGTTTATGAGGAAAACGTTTTTCACATTGGCGTTTTGTGAATGTTGTCGTCGATTGCTGTTTCAAGGATTCTATTGCAGCCAATGTAATTACAAATTCCATCAGCGTTGCGCTCAGAAAGTTCCTAGCACATGTAATCAG GTACACATGACTGACACCACCTATTATGCGGCTTTATTGGCACAAAATCCAGAGACACACACCGGTATTTTACATATTCCTGTAAATTTTGGTTATCAACAGTTAGCTGCTCAGCAAAATAACAA GCATCCTAGGTCATTGAATCAACAAGATAGATCAAATTCTGCTCCCaatgtttgtataaatatgGTAAGACCTCAAACACTAGCGGAGCAGCAACGCGCCGAGaagaaaatgaatttaaat TACGAGTCAAACCGTGGAAATTCCGGTAATAGTGGATCACGAACGGCAGTCGTTCCCCCTTGTAGTCCGCCGCCGGGTAATCGGACAGCGACTACTCCTGCACATTCACAATCGACACAGGCTAGTCCTACTGGATCGTTGAGACCGCGGAGGCCACGAGCGCGTAGTGCCGACGAATCAAATAAAAACTTACTTTCACCGCGGGAAAGTCTCGACGATTGGGTTATACGTGCCGAAGAAATACTTATCGGACCAAGAATTG GTTCTGGGAGTTTTGGAACAGTGTATAAGGCTCATTGGCATGGACCTGTCGCTGTTAAAACTCTTAATGTAAAAACTCCATCTGCTGCGCAACTACaagcttttaaaaatgaa GTAGCAGTATTGCGAAAAACTCGCCATTGcaatatacttttatttatggGTTGTGTTTCAAAACCTTCGTTAGCTATTGTCACCCAATGGTGTGAAGGTTCGAGTCTTTACAAGCATTTACACGTTTTAGAGACAAAATTTGAACTTCTCATGCGTATAGAGATATCTCGACAGACTGCGCAAGGGATGGATTATTTGCATGCTAAAAACATTATACACAG ggacctgaaatcaaataatattttcttacatGATGATATATCAGTAAAAATAGGTGATTTTGGCCTAGCGACTGCTAAAGTTCGTTGGTCAG GGAGTCAACAATCACATCAACCTACGGGTTCAATTCTGTGGATGGCTCCAGAAGTGATAAGAATGCAAGAAAGTACTCCTTATACTTTTCAATCTGATGTTTATGCATTTGGAGTGGTTCTCTATGAACTTTTGTCAGGCCAACTTCCTTATgtcaatataaataacaaagATCAG ATATTGTTTATGGTTGGCCGTGGTTATCTGAGACCTGACCTTGAAAAGTTACGTTCAGATTGTCCGCGTGCATTGAAAAGACTTACCGAGGACTGTATTCAATTTAGTCGAGAAGGAAGACCATTATTTCGTCAAATTTTAACTTCGTTAGAGGGCATGTTACGATCATTACCTAAAATTACGAGAAGTGCTTCTGAACCAAGTTTGAGTAGAGCCCACTTGCAAGGATCAGACGATTTCTTTATGTATCATTGTGCATCACCGAAAACGccaaacaattttcaatttggtgCATCGAGTGGTGGTGGTTGTAGTAATTTTCCCGTTTTTTATGGTTCGGGCGTtggaaatatatga